In Paraburkholderia caballeronis, the following proteins share a genomic window:
- a CDS encoding porin — MNKKTICTLLVFPVSLCAHAQSSVTLYGLLDNGLAYVSNAHGARQYSVSTSNLQGDRWGLRGYEDLGDGFGAVFQLENGFNVDTGALGQGGAEFGRRAFVGVTSPYGTVTIGRLNDPVGDFVGGFESANTESHVKAGEWGSIPGAHPGDLDNLDNTFHINNSVKYTSNSLNGLVVGGMYTFGGIAGNFRQNQLYGIGARYDRGPLSAGVAFERAQNPNYAVWGVNPNASSPASANASNMTSPVYSGYASAGTWQVLAAGGAYQIGDVTLGAVYSNVKFLDLGATAGAGLNPRGLSGHATFNVAELSAAWLVRPEWQVGVAWTYTHGASSDSTSAASYNQVNVGSNYFLSKTTDLYLVGLFQRASGIDSTGADAVAAINALTPSSSRVQTAAIVGIRHKF; from the coding sequence ATGAACAAAAAGACGATCTGCACGCTGCTGGTTTTTCCCGTGTCGCTTTGCGCGCATGCGCAGAGTTCGGTGACGCTCTATGGTCTGCTGGACAACGGCCTTGCATACGTGTCCAACGCGCATGGCGCGCGCCAGTATTCGGTCAGCACGAGCAACCTGCAGGGAGACCGTTGGGGTTTGCGCGGTTACGAGGACCTGGGCGACGGCTTCGGCGCGGTCTTTCAACTGGAAAACGGCTTCAACGTCGATACCGGCGCATTGGGACAAGGGGGCGCCGAGTTCGGGCGCAGGGCGTTCGTCGGCGTGACGAGCCCGTACGGCACGGTGACGATCGGCCGGCTGAATGACCCGGTTGGCGATTTCGTCGGCGGCTTCGAGTCGGCGAATACGGAGTCTCACGTGAAGGCCGGCGAGTGGGGCAGCATTCCGGGCGCGCACCCTGGCGACCTCGACAATCTCGACAACACGTTCCACATCAACAACTCGGTCAAGTACACCAGCAATTCCCTCAACGGCCTCGTCGTCGGCGGCATGTACACGTTCGGCGGCATCGCGGGCAATTTCAGGCAGAACCAGTTGTACGGCATCGGCGCGCGATACGATCGCGGGCCGCTGAGCGCGGGCGTCGCGTTCGAGCGCGCGCAGAATCCGAACTATGCGGTGTGGGGCGTGAATCCGAACGCCAGTTCGCCGGCGTCGGCCAACGCGTCGAACATGACGAGCCCGGTCTACAGCGGTTATGCGTCGGCCGGAACGTGGCAGGTGCTGGCGGCGGGCGGCGCGTATCAGATCGGCGACGTGACGCTGGGCGCGGTCTACAGCAACGTCAAGTTTCTCGATCTCGGCGCGACGGCCGGCGCGGGGCTCAACCCGCGAGGGCTGAGCGGCCATGCGACGTTCAACGTCGCGGAACTGAGCGCGGCGTGGCTCGTGAGGCCGGAATGGCAGGTCGGCGTCGCGTGGACCTATACGCATGGCGCGTCGAGCGATTCGACTTCGGCCGCGTCGTACAACCAGGTGAACGTCGGCAGCAACTATTTCCTGTCGAAGACGACGGACCTGTATCTCGTGGGGCTGTTCCAGCGCGCGTCGGGCATCGATTCGACCGGGGCGGACGCGGTGGCGGCGATCAATGCGCTGACGCCGTCCAGTTCGCGCGTGCAGACGGCGGCCATCGTCGGGATTCGCCACAAGTTCTGA